Within the Anoplopoma fimbria isolate UVic2021 breed Golden Eagle Sablefish chromosome 21, Afim_UVic_2022, whole genome shotgun sequence genome, the region ATAACCTCCCTGGCAAACACCCTCATCACTGCTGAATGCTGTCTTCCCTTTGAAGGAAAGAGTtttgaaaacagcagcaggaactTTGAATTTGCACAATAATCTCATTGTACTTAATTTCATCTGGAATTCGAGCGATGGAGGGCGTGACACGGGAGGGATTGGATTCTCTGAAAATGATCCAAATTCACAACCCTGAACTCCTGTACAGTGGTTTGTTTCTGTGGGGATAATGTGCAAGCGCTGATTAAACAAACACTGCCCTTCTGGTGATTGCCTCCTAGGTATTTTGTTCATCCGGCAGTCAGCTGTGTGTAAACCACCGAGCCGAGGGTGTGTTTCTCCACACCGCCCCACTCACTGTCGTGCTTTTTCTCTCCAAGTAGTCTGACCTTTAGATTCATCCCGCCCCTAGATAGTCTCTGATTCTCTCAGGAACAATACTCGCTCTTCACTAGACTCCCCAGCCTCGGGATGTAAAGGGTGGAACGACTGTGATTGTAACCCAGCTTCGACATATGGCCTCTTAGCTAAGCTTCTGGTGTTTTGTTACGAGGGCGGCTGTTGCGGTGCATGCTCTTCCGTACATTAAGCTGCCTAACAACAGAGGGGGACCCACCAACGTATGGGTGAAAACAGGCTTTGTGTGCAGAGACcttcagtaaatgtttttgtctgtgttttaatacaataaatgacAATTAAAGTGTTTTATGTATTGCCCATGTGTGCCAGTGTGTAAGGCGAGGGGATCAAGTGAGGCCAGATTGCATTAAACGTTAAATGCAGTTGTCAAATCTCAATGGAATGTGTTTTGGGTTGCCAAAGAATCCAAATGTTTAGCAACCAACAACAAAATATCTGAGAGGCCATCTCTTAAACTGTCTCCGAGGGCTGTTGCTCAGTTCAGTTTTTGGTAAACACGATTCAAGCTCAAACTACTGTTGTTATGTAACATGTTTGGTAGTTGTATAAAGAAAGAATTCTGTTTTAGAAGATCCTATCTCATCACAATTTATTCCTGCATGAGATAAGGGATTTGTTTGGGAGAAAACAAGGCATTTTGCTTTCATCTTCTCAGTTGTTCCAGACCATATAAAGTCTGTTTACTATTAAAGCTGaactaataaatatttttataggGAATCaaataatgtaatgcaatgaCATTATGGCTCACAACTttacagcagacagacaaagtcaGACAAAGGTGGTGCATTTAGAAGCTAAAGACCGAGAAATTCCCCCAGGAGCTGTCTCAGACTAAAACACAGCTAAGGGAGTGAATATTGGCCTTGAGCAAAAACATAACAACACATATGACTGGTtatgttgctttgtgtttgcCGGACGTGTAAATATTCAACTGTTGTGGCTTGTGAGTGAAGGCCAAAGAAGCGAGCtaccacacagaaacaaaagccTTCCTGTAGATAAGACGTAAAAGTGGTTTGTGGCGCTCTGTGTTGTTCTTGCCCAACAGGATAAAAAGTCTGCTGCCACAAGATACTGACTTGTTGAAGGGGGATCGtgaagtttttctttaaaggtCTAAGTGTGACTTCCAGTGAGGTCATCGCTAAAAACTACTGCATATATGATTCTAAGAAGCGAATAACAATTATCACCACTGCTAATGACACAATTAGAAATCAATATAAAGCTATTTTTAATATTAGATttctgcaatattttttttggggCATTAAACTACATGAGCACAACTGTTATTCTCTTCTGCTAACAGCTAAATTACAGGACAATCGTTAAATTGTCTGGACATTTCGGGCTTTtccaaataacaaaaccatCGTTTctcaataatgtaaatataattatataataataataatgcaatctagtttaaattaaaatgaacttttgGAAGTACAAAGGATTACCTAATTTAATTTGGTACTCAAGACTAGGCATTTTCACCATGGagttaatttatttgtaaaacataTTATTACTCGTATTATTATTACAGCTAGAGACTTGACTCCAAATCTAACAGGATTTTGAATGtcaaacttaatttaaatttaaatttaaatttagttGAAGTATTGTGTAGACTTGTTTAGACTTCTGTCTGGGTGCATTCTAGTGTTTTTAGGGAAATTTCTAAAAAAGGCCCTTCTTCTCTCAACAGTCTCCATCGATGACATTGATTCAGTGCGCCAGGGCCGTCAGTCCGAGGGGCTTAATAAACACACCAACAGCGGTGATGAAGACCAGTGCTTCTCCATCATCTTCAAGGGCAGCAAGAAAAATCTCGACCTGATGGCAGCCAACAGGGAGGTGGCCAAACAGTGGGTCAGCGGCCTGGACAAGATCATCAGCAACATGCTCAACCTCAGCCGCCAGCAGAAGAGTGAGCAGTATCCTTGACTTCTTTTGGTTAAGAATATGTTTGCAAACACGTTTCTCAAATGGTTTCTCCTGTTGAACTCCTGAGAGTAGACAAGTGCATGTCTGCTGTCCcagatttattgttttgttcttaATAAGTTCAAATATAATTCTTAAATCTAAATGTCAGTTGGATCATAAACTGCATGCGGAAAGCAGACAAGAATGATGACAACAAGATGACCCTGAAGGAGCTGAAGCACTTCCTGAGACAGGTCAACATTGAAGTGGACGACACTTACGCGGCGGACATTTTCAAGGTGAGTCGCATTGAGCCATCGCATCCTGCTGATCGATATATGTTATTCATAAAAATGCATAGTGCGTCAAACTAAACTATCTAGTATTTGTTTCATCATGTCACATAGAAATGTGACAAGTCCAATTCAGGCTCCCTGGAGGGCTCCGAGATCGAGCACTTCTACGACCTGCTGACACACCGGGAAGAGATAGATGTGATTTATGGGAAGTATGCTCAAACAGAGGGTCAGATGAGCGCCAGAGACCTGCTCAACTTCCTGTTGAATGAGCAGAGGGAGCAGGTGCCCATGGAGGACGCTCTCAAGCTGATTGACAAATATGAGGTGGATGAGACAGGTAGGGCTTAAGTGGTTTGGAGTTTCTTGCAACACACGGTCACATTCAGCATATCGTGTCATATTCACCGGGTCTGTTTGTCCTCTGTCCAACAGCGAAGCAGAAGAAGTGCATGTCCAAAGACGGCTTCCTGATGTACTTGCACCAGGCGGAGGGCTCCGTCCTCAACCCGGCCCACAAACAGGTGTACCAGGACATGCACCAGCCCCTCAACCATTACTACATCTCCTCCTCACACAACACATACCTGATGGCCGACCAACTCAAAGGACCCAGCAGCACGGAAGCCTATATAAAGTAACTACTGTTTACCAATACACTATGTGTGACGTTAACTGAAAGGGAAACTGAAACTTGAATTCTGACAATggcattattttttacataaaaagcaGATTGACAGCACATGTTGGACATATAGATCACCCTTTTCAAACCAGATAGTCCCAGGTACTATACTTAGGaattaagtaaagtaaaagtatttattgtacattttttgtttggatttctAATGTATCCAAACAACTTTTCATACTTCTAGTAAAGGAGTTAGCTGCATCATTTTGTCCTAAAAACAGTCCCAATAATTATTCCAGCAACAATCAGTGTGATAAAGGATCATAATGAAACCAGAATGATGCTCAGCTGTAGCAGGCTTTTGTTCATCCACCAAAATAGTTCCAGGTCCTTAAAAAAGTACTACCTCAGAAGAAGGGACTTTTCGAGGTGACAGGAACTACACATGTCCCAAGAACCAGAATGGAAACTAGTTTTCTTTGGTCTAAATTCACACAAACTTCCTGAAAACATGTCAACATgcgtggagaaaaaaaaaagatcgaTCCCAGGTCTTCATGAAGCTTTCCTTTCCCTGCAGAGCACTGATGAAGAGCTGTCGCTGTGTGGAGCTGGACTGTTGGGACGGGGCTAACGGCGAGCCTGTCATTTACCACGGATACACACTCACGTCCAAAGTGCTCTTCAGAGACGTCATCAAAGCCATCAATGACTACGCCTTCAAAGTATGTGACGTTATGATAATTGCGTTTCAGACAGTTATGGAGAGCTTCCCCTTCACTGAATGGTTGTTTCCTTTGTTCCTGCAGACGTCTGACTACCCAGTGATTCTGTCCCTGGAGAACCACTGCACCGTGGACCAACAGAAGCTCATGGCCCATTATTTAGTCTCCATCCTGGGTGATGCTTTGGTCTCAAAGCCTCTGGGCAACACCATGCCTACCGACTTCCCCTCACCTGAGGTGTGTAAAGCTCAGCTGACTGATTCCTTTTATGAAACATTCACAGCCTTTAAAGCCTAAAATACAAACCAAAGAAAGACCGCACCTAAAAATTCCACCTATTAAGTCAATGAACTACTTCACTCACCTGTTTACTTTAACGTGACTATTAGATTTGTCTGGGAGACGGAGCTGATGTAATTAAAGTAAAACCAATTCTCATTATGTGAGGACCAGATTAAACCACTAGCAGATAATGAAAGCAGCATCTGCTCTTCCTCCATAGCAGATAATCAAAGCAGCGTCTGATCCTCCATGTTTGGACAAGATCTtgagttttgcattttattatcattactgAGTTAGCGCTAACTGAGATAAGTTGTTTATTAACTGATAACTATTCACAGGATCCGACTGTGAGGCAGTGTGTGGGCGAGAACACCTTCAATAAGAGACGTTGTTATCTCCGAGTCACTGGGGAGTTAATGTGTTACGGCCATGTGAGCGcatgcatgtgtctgtctgtctgtctgcagataATCTTGTAAACTACTGGACCAGCCTTATATTTTTGGTGCTCGTTTATGACTGCCTTATctatttctttgttatttataCCGTCATTGACTGCTGACTTCTCTAAACTGGCCTCTTGGAGCTGCAAGAGGCTAAAAACAAGCTTTGCCAAGTCTGTTCCAGGCCACAGGACATCCACAGAAAAGTTTGGTGTGGTTTTGAACTGGACCATCTGCAGATGAATTCCTTACCagataaattataaatatgataCATTATAAATTATAACTATAAATGATGTTTCAATAAAATTAGTCACAATAGAAGATTAATAAATCCCAGTTTTTGTTATCTTCGCCGCCATCTTGACTGTAATGAAGCGAGGAACGACAACTGAGTCAGATTCAACTGTTCTTTgtgggaggaaaaaggagagacaACTGGCGGAGGTCTGAACGCAAAGAAGTTTAATTTGTATGTGAACATTGGCTGGTTTTTAGTGTTTGACTAGGTTATGCATGTCATCAATCAAGCattatatttatgttgtttttttctgctacaaACTTCATTGTTCACTATTAATCTTTCCAATTCTTTCTTCCTTTAGACCTtattatatctttttaaataaacatctaTGACGAATGTATTGGAAAAGTCTGAGCACTagaggagacacaaagagaagaggACAAAAATTAGCACATCAAATCATCTTTCAGTGACATCCCCAAGCCCTGCTCATATGTAGCACCAATGGGATAAATTCCTGTGGCATTTTGAGCTTTCATGGAAATTTAAAATTATGCATCACACGGCATTTTCCTCTCTGTTATTGGCTGCTGTGAGGGCGAGATTAGCAGTCACCAATAACACAtgcttttttctatttaaagacAAGAATATGTTTCCCTACATTCCGCAGTTAAGTGGCAATTAGGTTTAAAAATTGTATaacaacacataaacactcattttgtctgtttctgtgtaggaGCTGAAGGGAAAGTTCCTCATCAAGGGGAAGCGATTGAACAAACTGGATGCCTGCCTCAACAATAACAGCTTACTTGAGGAAGACACCGTCTCTGAGGAGGATGAGGCCGCAGATTGTAAAGAGAACGGCCAGAAAGCCAAATCAAAGGTGTGTCAAGTGTTGGTAATTcacaaaatacatgtatttccTTCAACAAAAACTGAGCCGCTATCCCATCTCCTTTtagaaatcaaaaataaaacttgcCAAAGAGCTTTCAGACGTCGTCATCTACTGCAAGAGTGTCCATTTCAATGGCTTTGAACACGCCAAGGAAAAGCAAGCCTTCTATGAGATGTCCTCATTCAAGGAGAGTAAAGCCTTCAACCTGGCTGAGAATTCAGGTGATCATCAAAACTTACTAACCCTACTGAATTGTTCcagtatgattttttcatgagcAGAGTATGGAAACTGTTGTCAATGTGTTCTCGTAGCGACTGCCTACATGCATCACAACATGGACAAACTCAGTAGGATCTACCCTGCCGGCTCCAGAACTGACTCCTCCAACTATAACCCAGTGCCCACGTGGAACGTTGGCTGCCAGATAGGTACACTCCCATTACTATGTGCAGAAATCCAGCTTTTACTATTCTACGTGTTACAGTTAAGAGTACAGGTTTCACTTCCTTCGTTCTCTCTGATTTGGTTTTTAGTGGCGTTGAACTTCCAGACTCCCTCCAAGGAGATGCACATAAACCAGGGTCGGTTTCTGCCGAACGGTGCTTCTGGCTACATCCTGAAACCGGAATTTCAGAGAAGCCTGTCCTCTCAGTTTGACCCGAACACACTCTCCAGGGGGCCCTGGCTAAAGAGGAAAACCTTTAATGTGATGGTGAGAGTTATTTGCAGTTAAACCTGAAAAATAGGTCACATCAAACTGACATCTAAGAACTAGCGTCGACTGAGTCTGACTGTTGTGTTGCCTCGCGTCGCCTGTGTTGCACTTGAACACAATGCAAAGATTAGAGCAAAGAACTATCTTGCACGTACTTTCTGTGCCTGCGGAAATAACTCTCCATACTAGCAGGTAGCGTTTGCTAAAGTCGTATTCGCTTAAGCTGAATAGCCAAAGAGAGTGATTTCCCAAAACTACGGGTGCTGAATCGGCTAAAGAGCCGTCCAAAAAGGGTGTAATAGGGCCAACGGTGGGACCACCCCAAAAAAACGGTCAGGTAGTCCTTAAAGTAAAGTTAAAGGTGCTCTGTGGAATGGAAACAAGGTTTTAAATTTGTGCTTTTTGGTATTTGCTAATGACTTttcatgcatcatttttttctcttcattttgatattgttacatatttgtgttttgtttcccaATACAAAAGGTGATCTCAGCTCAGCAGTTACCTAAACTCAACAAGGACAAACAAAAATCCATTGTTGACCCTCTGGTGAGGGTGGAGATCTACGGCGTCCCAGCGGATAACGCCAGCAAAGAGACACACTACATCGATAACAATGGTGATCATAACGCACATTAACATACACagatatggacacacacacactgagttgTTCAGTTTTCAAAAGCTGAACAATGATCCCTCCCTTTAGGGTTTAACCCGATGTGGAATGAGAGATTCGTGTTTGACATCCACGTCCCAGAGCTGGCCATGGTGCGGTTTGTGGTGGAGGACTATGACTCAACATCCCAGAATGATCTCATCGGGCAGTACTGTCTGCCACTCACCAGCGTACAGAACGGTAAGAGAGTCCAGCTAAAAAACACTGAACCGGAGAAAGCAAAATTAAAGCCCAGATGTGGCAAGAATTTGaattatcatttttcttttgatagACAAGTCAATAGTTCTTGACAGCTTTATGTAAATCATAAGACACATTTTTCCTGTTTCACATAACGTATGAAGTATTTTTTAcacacttcctttttttccagggTATCGCCACGTCCCACTGCTCACCAAGAGAGGTGACGTCATCAGCTCAGCTGGACTGTTCATGCATTTCATGCTCACAGACGCACAGTAGGAATCACGTTTGGATAAACCTTCATGTTAGCAACAGCATTATTTGGGAAATTCTTTAAAGGAATTTGTCTAGTTTTGGAGCTAAATATAATTAAACTCTGACCAAATATAAGTTTTCATCCAAGCCGCAGGTGCTGACTCACCGTTTTTTGAGTAACACTTTCCAGTCATTGTAtaatttgagcttttttttaaaagaggtgTGGTTGAGAGTTGTTGTATGCTAACAAAGAAAGAGTGAATGAAAAGTTGAATGAAAGAGCAGTGTGGGAAAGTATTTAAAGAAAGTCATTTAACTGTATTTGCcatattgggggggggggggggataattGAAGGAGCAAGAAGGTCTGAATTCCAGCTCAAGATATTTTTGAATAGTATTTTATTACTTATAGACTTTTTGAGGCTTTATATTTCCCTTAAGGATCAAATAAGCCATGCTCATGGAAACAATGTATTTGTCAAGAAGCACAACAAGTATGGaactgtttttgtgtctctgccTTGATTTAGGTTGAGTGAAGTTATGATGTTGGTCACTGGAGTAATAGTGTGAACAGTATATAACAAAAGCCAAATGTTTTGCCCATTGAGAGAGCCATATGTGTGTCTGCCCTACAATGTTTggcaatgttttcatttttaaccaaCTTAAAACTtttggggattttaatattatgAGCATATCAAGAAATGAACTATATCATACATATATCTGCTCTTAACATAGTGAGCATGAATTCATCTTATCCAAGTATTTTCtgtgaaacaaatgttttatgttaaacTTGTCTTGTCTCTTATCTGCATTTGCACTAGTTCTCAAATAAAACCAGCAGAGTCCCTTATtcaagcttgtgtgtgtttattcataaTAAAGTGATTCAGCCAATGACAATAGTATCCTGAGGAAAATCAGATCATGCATAAACATTGAAAAATATCAgcataaacatgaaaaatattgataaatataAAGTTGCAAATATTCTTAATTTAGGTGTAAATCGTGTCCTTGATTTTTCTTAAAATCACAATCATATTAATGAGctaattataacattttaatcacTAAATTGGCTGATGGTGGAAAACAGtcagaaagtaaaaataaaacaatattcaggTGGAATGATCAAGAACTACTGATCCCGTCTTTCCACTAACAGCTAAAAGGCTGATTTAGTTTGTTTGCCTAAGACGTTGTCTGAATAACAGTGAGACTGGTTTGACAACGTTTCCATGTAAAAATCCAACGGTGCATCTTTCTCAGAAAAGTAGTGCTTTTTTCTTCAAGTCACTCTGCCTCCACTTTGGCAGGCGCTTGAAGTCTGCGCGAGTCGTCCCGAGCAGGTTCTCAAAATCAACATCAGACAGGTAATCCTTAAATCAGAGCACAAAGGACAGGAAACAGTTAGGCTGACCTCTACTGTACGCTCTGTGTTAATACATCAGGCAACAAACTAGTTAGAACTGAATCACATCGTCTTTACTGAATCACATTAACAATAGAGGAATTCATAGAGAACGGGGTCCTTGACACAGACTTGTAATCGGCCCCTCCTCAAAAGTGGGCAGGCTGAAAAGAGGCAGTGTCTCTCtgatgttattttgtgtctgtaagtctttgtagtcattttgtgtccccTTACAGTGcttttttgtatctttgtagTCGTGTGTCTTTCTTGTCaatttgtgtctatttgtagttattttgtgactttttgaaCTAATGTTTAGactctttgtagttttgtgaCTACTtggtgtcattttgtgtctcctAATACTCATTCTCTGACGTTTTGTATTCGTTCCGTGTTTCCTTgcagtctttttgtgtctcagtGAACATCTTAACTAATTGCGTGTTTGTGCTGTACTGTATTTCAGTGAAATGTGACCGTAGACTTTGTATGCTGTGCAGCTGTAATACTGAATAaaccacaaaacaaatacaaacattagAATGTATACACATAATGACTACTACGCTTTTGCAACATCCATAAATCTTCACCCACCTCTCTCAGGGTGGGGTCCACTCCCTGTGGCAGCTCACTGGGAGACTTGTTGATGAGGAGCTCCGGGTCCAGATACATCCCAGAGCCTCCAGCAGAGGGGGACATAGTGCCACCACCTGGGGATGACGGACTGAAGCCAGAGGACTGGGCTCTCTGGGTTGGCGGGCTGGTGGGAGTAGAGGGTCTGGGGGACAGATCACCTGTGTGGAACTGGTAGACTGGAGGGGAGCTTGTGGGGCCTCCTGGTGCCCTGTAACCACCTCCACTAACCCCACTGGGACTAGAGTTGAGATTAGAGTTGTTCAGATCCTGCAGACGTAGGATATGGGTTTGTGAAATCATATTTTTGGTagatttttacattacattttggagaaaaaaaaaagtaaaattgtaaatattcaCAGATTAGTAACAGTATTATTTAACAAATGATATACATTAGTCGttattacatttgtgatattaGTATATTTAGTCAATTAATGAAATGATTAGTGTCAATCAATCACTTACAACAGTGATCTGTGAGAGAGATGTTGGATCACtcagcttttttttcatctcctcaTAGGAGTTGCCTCCCTGTTGAGAAGATCAGTGAACCAGGATTGAAAACTCGTAAGCATGCAGGCTCGtcttcattttcaaacaatCCATGAAATCATCCACATGCAACTGCAAGTTCTGTCTAATTTCTAAAATGATTtgttcacgtgtgtgtgtctctcttcaATTATCTGTGCTGATGTCATGGAAATGCACATTAATAATACCATTAATAATTATTGAATCATGCCGCATTACTGAATCAAAAGTGCCTCTCACTGAGATCAAAGAGCCCCAAAACATACTCACGCTCCACTTGTGAGGATCCCATGCATTGAACCAGCCGGTGAAGGTGGGCGGTTCGTATCCCTGTTTGACGACGAGGATGGGTGTGTCGGGGTCGCGGCCTGCAGGGTGCGACCTCAGGTACTCCTGAGCGCTGGTCCACGCCTCCTTGGTCTCATACTGGTTGGCTAAATGTCCAACCCACAAGAAAatctgagaagaaaaataaagattaaaaaaaaaagaaagtgtttctTAATCACGTAGCCTTTCCATAAAGTTGTCAGACACTTGGAATAACGGTCATATTATTCCTCCTCCCTTAATACTtgagcaattaaaaaaattgttgtccGTATTAGTCACAGAAACATGGTAAAAGTATTGTTCGCAATATTTGAGAGGAAAATATTTAACTTATAACTCCACTAACGTTTCATACATTCAACAGTTGTAGTTGCTGATTATAttgcttattatttttaattggaaaatatatatataagtaggAGCGAAGGTACATAGATGTCACGGTGTCAAAGACAGACACGATTCTCTTGATGGAGTCAGATGTAGCATTAAGTCCATTGGCAACTTTTGGTTTactgttttcatatttcaaaaataaacaaggaacatttaaaaacacttctgtATTACACTGTAGGAACACTGAACACCTCCCCCATCCGCTTCAGGTCACAAAAGGCTATACAACTAAAAAGCATATCATGTGCTAATATATTGatacaaaatacatataattaaaaaaaattcaattagCATTAGTATGTCTGCATGTTTCCATTCCGGGCGGAACTATTGGGTATTGATGGTTCCGCATTACGCGCTCCTGCGTGCACCTGGCCGTGACTTCCATACCGCAAACACACCAACCGTTGCAGCCCTAAATAAGCTTagaattttatttaattataatattaatgcattttatttggtGG harbors:
- the plcd1a gene encoding 1-phosphatidylinositol 4,5-bisphosphate phosphodiesterase delta-1a isoform X1 gives rise to the protein MSCIHKRLKRTKSEEQAFQEQVRRVAQENGKRLGLEGDPDLQFLLVGGELVKIRSSRWKKIRFFKLQEDCKTFWHESHNPFRRKQTFSIDDIDSVRQGRQSEGLNKHTNSGDEDQCFSIIFKGSKKNLDLMAANREVAKQWVSGLDKIISNMLNLSRQQKSEHWIINCMRKADKNDDNKMTLKELKHFLRQVNIEVDDTYAADIFKKCDKSNSGSLEGSEIEHFYDLLTHREEIDVIYGKYAQTEGQMSARDLLNFLLNEQREQVPMEDALKLIDKYEVDETAKQKKCMSKDGFLMYLHQAEGSVLNPAHKQVYQDMHQPLNHYYISSSHNTYLMADQLKGPSSTEAYIKALMKSCRCVELDCWDGANGEPVIYHGYTLTSKVLFRDVIKAINDYAFKTSDYPVILSLENHCTVDQQKLMAHYLVSILGDALVSKPLGNTMPTDFPSPEELKGKFLIKGKRLNKLDACLNNNSLLEEDTVSEEDEAADCKENGQKAKSKKSKIKLAKELSDVVIYCKSVHFNGFEHAKEKQAFYEMSSFKESKAFNLAENSATAYMHHNMDKLSRIYPAGSRTDSSNYNPVPTWNVGCQIVALNFQTPSKEMHINQGRFLPNGASGYILKPEFQRSLSSQFDPNTLSRGPWLKRKTFNVMVISAQQLPKLNKDKQKSIVDPLVRVEIYGVPADNASKETHYIDNNGFNPMWNERFVFDIHVPELAMVRFVVEDYDSTSQNDLIGQYCLPLTSVQNGYRHVPLLTKRGDVISSAGLFMHFMLTDAQ
- the plcd1a gene encoding 1-phosphatidylinositol 4,5-bisphosphate phosphodiesterase delta-1a isoform X2: MEPNGTSGKHGLEGDPDLQFLLVGGELVKIRSSRWKKIRFFKLQEDCKTFWHESHNPFRRKQTFSIDDIDSVRQGRQSEGLNKHTNSGDEDQCFSIIFKGSKKNLDLMAANREVAKQWVSGLDKIISNMLNLSRQQKSEHWIINCMRKADKNDDNKMTLKELKHFLRQVNIEVDDTYAADIFKKCDKSNSGSLEGSEIEHFYDLLTHREEIDVIYGKYAQTEGQMSARDLLNFLLNEQREQVPMEDALKLIDKYEVDETAKQKKCMSKDGFLMYLHQAEGSVLNPAHKQVYQDMHQPLNHYYISSSHNTYLMADQLKGPSSTEAYIKALMKSCRCVELDCWDGANGEPVIYHGYTLTSKVLFRDVIKAINDYAFKTSDYPVILSLENHCTVDQQKLMAHYLVSILGDALVSKPLGNTMPTDFPSPEELKGKFLIKGKRLNKLDACLNNNSLLEEDTVSEEDEAADCKENGQKAKSKKSKIKLAKELSDVVIYCKSVHFNGFEHAKEKQAFYEMSSFKESKAFNLAENSATAYMHHNMDKLSRIYPAGSRTDSSNYNPVPTWNVGCQIVALNFQTPSKEMHINQGRFLPNGASGYILKPEFQRSLSSQFDPNTLSRGPWLKRKTFNVMVISAQQLPKLNKDKQKSIVDPLVRVEIYGVPADNASKETHYIDNNGFNPMWNERFVFDIHVPELAMVRFVVEDYDSTSQNDLIGQYCLPLTSVQNGYRHVPLLTKRGDVISSAGLFMHFMLTDAQ